Proteins encoded in a region of the Paenibacillus wynnii genome:
- a CDS encoding ABC transporter substrate-binding protein — protein sequence MMKWSRLALVLTLSASFALSGCGGNNNASTEGNTGGNAAATKAPESSPDAAATAQDTLILGRGGDSASLDPAIVTDGESLKIAHQVFDSLLEYKPGTSEVQASLADSWEVSADGLIYTFKLHPGVKFHDGTDFNAEAVVFNFTRWSDPASAFKFEGDSFDYYDSMFGPEGSRAIKEVKAVDPTTVQFTLNQPQSPFLQNIAMTSFGIASPTAIQEKKENFKNEPVGTGPFVFKEWKHNDSITLDKNPNYWKEGLPKLNKVIVRSIPDNSARFNALQSGEIDLMEDLSPDDLSTLEGNTELQKIERPPFNVAYLGFNFKKKPFDNVKVRQALNHAVNKQAIIDAFFAGQATAAVNPMPPSLWGYNDSVQDYEYDLDKAKALLAEAGYPDGLPDTVTLYAMPVSRPYMPDGKKVAEAIQADWEKIGVKTVIESPEWATYLDDTKAGEKDDIFMLGWTGDNGDPDNFIYTLLDKDAIPGNNRAFYANEELHTILVNAQKETDQTKRSDLYKKAQEIIKADAPWIPLVHTTPLLAGKANLKGFVPGPTGTEYYSEIYFE from the coding sequence ATGATGAAGTGGAGTAGACTTGCATTGGTACTAACGTTAAGCGCGTCATTTGCGCTGAGCGGTTGCGGAGGAAACAATAACGCAAGTACAGAAGGAAACACAGGGGGAAATGCAGCGGCTACTAAAGCACCGGAAAGCTCACCGGATGCTGCAGCAACAGCACAAGATACTCTGATATTAGGACGTGGCGGAGATTCTGCTTCACTGGATCCTGCTATCGTAACCGATGGGGAATCCTTGAAGATCGCTCATCAGGTGTTCGACTCCTTGCTGGAATACAAACCAGGCACTTCTGAAGTGCAAGCTTCTCTGGCTGATAGCTGGGAAGTATCTGCTGATGGATTAATTTACACGTTCAAACTTCATCCTGGAGTGAAGTTCCATGATGGTACGGACTTTAACGCTGAGGCGGTAGTCTTTAACTTTACCCGTTGGAGTGACCCGGCTAGTGCATTCAAATTCGAAGGCGATTCCTTCGATTATTACGATTCCATGTTCGGTCCTGAGGGAAGTCGCGCAATTAAAGAAGTGAAAGCTGTTGATCCAACTACTGTTCAATTTACATTGAATCAGCCACAATCACCATTCTTACAAAATATTGCAATGACCTCTTTCGGTATTGCAAGCCCGACAGCCATTCAAGAAAAGAAAGAAAACTTCAAGAATGAGCCGGTAGGAACTGGTCCTTTTGTCTTCAAAGAATGGAAACATAACGATTCCATCACATTGGATAAGAACCCTAACTACTGGAAAGAGGGACTGCCGAAGCTTAACAAAGTTATCGTGCGTTCCATTCCTGATAACTCTGCACGCTTTAATGCATTGCAAAGCGGTGAAATCGATCTGATGGAAGATTTGAGCCCGGATGATTTGTCTACGCTTGAAGGCAACACTGAACTGCAAAAGATTGAACGTCCACCGTTCAACGTAGCTTACTTGGGCTTCAACTTTAAGAAAAAGCCTTTTGATAATGTGAAGGTAAGACAAGCGCTGAACCATGCAGTAAACAAACAAGCTATCATTGATGCCTTCTTTGCGGGTCAAGCAACAGCAGCTGTCAACCCAATGCCGCCATCCCTATGGGGCTATAACGACAGTGTGCAGGATTATGAATATGATCTGGACAAAGCTAAGGCGCTGTTGGCTGAAGCTGGTTACCCTGATGGTTTGCCTGACACTGTAACCTTGTATGCAATGCCTGTATCTCGTCCTTACATGCCTGATGGCAAGAAGGTTGCCGAAGCAATTCAAGCAGATTGGGAAAAAATCGGTGTGAAAACAGTTATCGAATCTCCAGAGTGGGCTACTTATCTGGATGACACGAAAGCCGGCGAAAAAGATGATATCTTCATGCTAGGCTGGACCGGCGATAATGGCGACCCGGATAACTTCATTTATACCTTGCTTGATAAGGATGCTATTCCTGGTAACAACCGTGCATTCTATGCTAATGAAGAGCTGCACACGATTCTTGTGAACGCTCAGAAGGAAACAGATCAAACTAAACGGTCAGACCT
- a CDS encoding ABC transporter ATP-binding protein, with the protein MIQPILKIENLHTHFFTDRGEVPAVDGVDLYVNPGEVLGIVGESGCGKSVTSLSILKLVPNPPGKIVSGHIYFKGRDIVPLKEKEMRKIRGDAVSMIFQEPMTSLNPLFTVGQQIIETVRLHRSLSKKQAREHAVEMLRKVGIPRPEAIIDEYPHQLSGGMRQRVMIAMSISCSPELLIADEPTTALDVTIQAQILDLIRRLNEEQGTAVMLITHDLGVVAEMCHRVAVMYAGKVVEEGSVHDIFHNPLHPYTRGLIESVPRMDETRERLYSIPGNVPILSNDLKGCRFAPRCPNVMDICQQSIPQLTLQEESHSCRCWLHESQQEDAV; encoded by the coding sequence TTGATACAGCCAATTCTGAAAATAGAGAATTTGCACACCCATTTCTTTACCGACCGCGGTGAAGTTCCTGCCGTTGATGGGGTTGATCTTTATGTGAATCCCGGCGAGGTGCTGGGGATCGTTGGAGAATCAGGCTGCGGGAAGAGCGTTACGTCCTTATCGATCCTGAAGCTTGTTCCGAATCCCCCCGGTAAAATCGTAAGTGGGCATATTTATTTTAAAGGCAGGGACATTGTCCCGCTGAAAGAAAAGGAAATGCGCAAGATTCGCGGAGATGCAGTATCAATGATTTTTCAAGAGCCCATGACTTCTCTTAACCCGTTATTTACGGTGGGTCAACAAATCATAGAAACAGTGCGGTTACACCGCAGCCTCTCCAAAAAACAGGCAAGAGAGCATGCTGTCGAGATGCTTCGTAAGGTTGGGATACCGCGTCCGGAAGCTATTATTGACGAATACCCTCACCAATTGTCAGGTGGGATGCGTCAGCGTGTAATGATTGCCATGTCGATTTCCTGTAGTCCTGAGCTGTTAATTGCGGACGAACCGACTACGGCACTGGACGTAACGATTCAAGCGCAGATTCTGGATTTGATTCGCCGGCTTAATGAAGAACAGGGTACGGCGGTTATGTTGATTACTCACGATTTGGGTGTAGTTGCGGAAATGTGCCATCGTGTGGCGGTTATGTACGCTGGAAAAGTCGTAGAAGAAGGCAGTGTCCATGATATTTTCCATAATCCTTTGCATCCTTATACAAGAGGTCTTATCGAATCCGTTCCTCGAATGGATGAGACTCGCGAGCGGCTGTATTCCATTCCCGGGAATGTACCTATACTCAGCAATGATCTGAAAGGCTGCCGATTTGCGCCGAGATGTCCGAATGTTATGGATATTTGCCAGCAGTCGATTCCGCAGCTTACCCTGCAGGAAGAAAGCCACAGCTGCAGATGCTGGCTGCATGAAAGTCAACAGGAGGATGCAGTATGA
- a CDS encoding LytTR family transcriptional regulator DNA-binding domain-containing protein: protein MKCLSVTKDQNGLSGIVQLNIDDIAFLEFDSRSGKIFIHTIDNNIFYTVGSLKYWTEVLNNTGYRFFVADRNNSVHIDNIVEMNEFLKIAYFERNRTENSSQCTMSKSGYKEVSQLLDNRKSSAVYT, encoded by the coding sequence ATGAAATGCCTAAGTGTAACTAAAGATCAGAATGGACTGTCAGGTATAGTACAACTGAATATTGATGATATAGCCTTTTTAGAATTCGATAGCCGATCAGGCAAAATCTTTATTCATACCATAGATAACAACATATTCTACACGGTAGGATCACTGAAGTATTGGACAGAGGTTCTAAATAACACGGGTTACAGATTTTTTGTTGCTGACCGGAATAATTCGGTTCATATCGATAATATTGTTGAAATGAACGAGTTCTTGAAAATAGCTTATTTTGAGAGGAACAGGACGGAGAATTCAAGTCAGTGCACAATGTCAAAAAGTGGATATAAAGAAGTTTCGCAGTTATTGGACAATAGAAAATCTAGTGCGGTTTACACCTAG
- a CDS encoding ABC transporter ATP-binding protein: MSESLLEVKNLKKYYPINKGFFNKAQGFVKAVDDISFSVNKGETFGLVGESGCGKSTTGRSLLRLIEPTAGEIWFEGQDITKLSMEEMRKRRREMQIVFQDPYSSLDPRNTVQRILEEPMIVHGVGNAKERRAAVERLADVVGLAKAHLHRYPHQFSGGQRQRIGIARALALQPKLIVADEPVSALDVSIQSQVINLMQDLQREFGLTYIFIAHDLSVVKHICDRVAVMYLGRIVEITDKNKLYAQPMHPYTQALLSAVPEPNPDIRKERIILQGEVPSPANAPIGCAFNTRCPKVMDVCRNVRPPLLETESGHLTACHLYDKESIITQLA; encoded by the coding sequence ATGAGTGAGAGTCTTCTAGAGGTTAAGAACCTCAAAAAATATTATCCGATCAACAAAGGTTTCTTCAATAAGGCTCAGGGATTCGTTAAAGCCGTAGATGATATTTCGTTCTCGGTAAACAAAGGGGAGACCTTTGGTTTAGTAGGTGAAAGTGGTTGCGGAAAATCAACGACAGGCCGTTCTCTCCTTCGATTGATTGAGCCTACAGCAGGAGAAATATGGTTCGAGGGACAGGATATCACCAAGCTGTCCATGGAAGAAATGCGTAAACGGCGCCGGGAAATGCAGATTGTGTTCCAGGATCCTTACTCTTCGCTTGATCCACGTAACACGGTTCAGCGGATTTTGGAAGAGCCGATGATTGTACACGGTGTAGGTAATGCAAAGGAACGTCGGGCTGCTGTAGAAAGGCTGGCCGATGTAGTGGGTCTAGCGAAAGCACATCTGCATCGATATCCACATCAGTTCTCGGGTGGACAACGGCAGCGGATCGGGATTGCCCGAGCACTGGCTCTCCAGCCTAAGCTCATCGTTGCCGATGAACCTGTATCCGCTCTGGATGTATCCATCCAGTCTCAGGTTATTAATCTGATGCAGGATTTACAGCGTGAATTTGGATTGACCTACATATTTATTGCACATGATCTCAGTGTTGTGAAGCATATTTGCGACCGGGTAGCTGTTATGTATCTGGGCAGAATCGTTGAAATTACGGACAAGAACAAGCTGTATGCTCAGCCCATGCATCCCTATACACAGGCTTTATTATCAGCCGTGCCTGAGCCTAACCCGGATATTCGCAAGGAACGCATTATTCTACAGGGTGAGGTACCAAGTCCTGCGAACGCACCGATCGGCTGCGCATTTAACACTCGTTGTCCAAAGGTAATGGATGTATGCCGTAATGTTAGGCCGCCGTTGTTAGAGACAGAATCAGGACATCTGACAGCTTGCCATTTATATGACAAGGAATCGATAATAACGCAGCTTGCTTAA
- a CDS encoding helix-turn-helix transcriptional regulator, with translation MTDRLIRLMRIITLVQAKPGILARELAERCSTSERTIYRDMDALSAMHIPITHLGHGKGYTFIGNFALYPLDWSEEEAAAFLEIRTRIEDIKPLMPDGFEGAYEKVMAAGYKLKADKEEKMESTKKEPGLNWMEKNSYQQEQSIFLTQILASVLKQKSIQADYSENAFEEYGTLIDPYCLVPLENRFHLIGYCHRFGRIRTFHIGGLSNVKTKSRAFTKEHFNLQTFLKQKWSLDQDSLQVEFKVKFNEHRLLRVMNEEPTFQPIKVDHQSRCLHFVVDIEQDIHFIRWITCLEEEAEIIEPQYYREVMRYQLEKWLSLYK, from the coding sequence ATGACAGACAGATTAATTCGGCTAATGCGGATAATAACGCTTGTTCAAGCTAAGCCAGGTATTCTGGCTCGTGAGTTAGCCGAACGGTGCAGCACGAGTGAGAGAACAATTTATAGGGATATGGATGCTCTCAGTGCTATGCATATCCCTATTACCCATTTGGGGCATGGTAAAGGATACACCTTTATCGGTAATTTTGCACTGTATCCCTTAGATTGGTCTGAAGAAGAAGCCGCAGCTTTTTTAGAAATTAGAACTAGAATAGAAGATATAAAACCTCTTATGCCGGATGGCTTTGAAGGCGCTTATGAAAAAGTTATGGCAGCCGGGTACAAGCTAAAGGCGGACAAGGAAGAGAAAATGGAGAGTACTAAAAAAGAACCGGGTTTAAATTGGATGGAAAAAAACAGCTATCAACAGGAGCAATCCATTTTTCTGACTCAGATTCTGGCATCTGTGTTGAAACAGAAGAGCATTCAAGCAGATTATAGCGAAAATGCTTTTGAGGAGTACGGGACATTAATCGATCCCTACTGTTTAGTACCTCTTGAGAATCGTTTTCATCTTATAGGTTATTGTCATCGGTTCGGACGTATCCGAACCTTTCATATAGGCGGACTATCCAATGTAAAGACTAAATCCAGGGCATTCACCAAAGAGCATTTTAATTTGCAAACTTTCCTGAAGCAGAAATGGTCCTTGGATCAAGACAGCCTTCAGGTAGAATTTAAAGTGAAATTCAATGAGCATAGGTTGCTGAGAGTAATGAATGAGGAACCGACGTTTCAACCCATAAAAGTAGATCATCAGAGCCGGTGTCTTCATTTTGTGGTTGATATTGAACAGGATATTCACTTTATCCGCTGGATCACTTGTCTTGAAGAAGAAGCCGAAATTATAGAGCCTCAATATTACCGTGAAGTTATGCGTTATCAATTAGAGAAATGGCTGTCGCTGTATAAATAG